From Burkholderia savannae, a single genomic window includes:
- the ald gene encoding alanine dehydrogenase, whose amino-acid sequence MLIGVPKEIKVYEYRVGLTPAGARELALHGHQVLVQRSAGAAIGLRDEDYAAAGAMLADDAADVYARADMIVKVKEPQPAECAMLRRGQILYAYLHLAPDPAQAAALVKSRAVCIAYETVTAPGGGLPLLAPMSEVAGRMSIQVAAAHLESPGGGMGLLMAGVPGVPAAHVVVLGAGVAGTCALQMAVGLGARVTVLDTSVDRLRQLDLIFGNRIATLHSNAHAIDDAVRNADVVIGAVLVPGASAPRLVTREMVSKMRAGAVVVDIAIDQGGCFETSRATTHAQPTYVVDGVVHYCVANMPGAVARTSTFALGNATIRHAIALANKGWKRALADDPYLRAGLNVCDGHVTHEAVARALGRAYMHADEMLD is encoded by the coding sequence ATGCTGATTGGCGTGCCGAAGGAAATCAAGGTCTACGAATATCGCGTCGGCCTCACGCCGGCGGGCGCGCGCGAGCTTGCGCTGCACGGCCATCAGGTGCTTGTGCAGCGCAGCGCGGGCGCGGCGATCGGCCTGCGGGACGAGGATTACGCGGCGGCCGGCGCGATGCTCGCCGACGACGCGGCCGACGTCTATGCGCGCGCCGACATGATCGTCAAGGTCAAGGAGCCGCAGCCGGCCGAATGCGCGATGCTGCGGCGCGGGCAAATCCTGTACGCCTACCTGCATCTCGCGCCCGATCCCGCGCAGGCCGCCGCGCTCGTGAAGTCGCGCGCGGTCTGCATCGCGTACGAAACCGTCACCGCGCCCGGCGGCGGCCTGCCGCTGCTCGCGCCGATGAGCGAGGTGGCCGGACGCATGTCGATTCAGGTCGCCGCAGCGCACCTCGAAAGCCCCGGCGGCGGGATGGGCCTGCTGATGGCGGGCGTGCCCGGCGTGCCGGCCGCGCACGTCGTCGTGCTCGGCGCGGGCGTCGCCGGCACTTGCGCGCTGCAGATGGCGGTCGGGCTCGGCGCGCGCGTGACCGTGCTCGACACCAGCGTCGATCGCCTGCGCCAGCTCGACCTGATCTTCGGCAACCGAATCGCGACGCTCCATTCGAACGCGCATGCGATCGACGATGCGGTGCGCAACGCGGACGTCGTGATCGGCGCGGTGCTGGTGCCCGGTGCGTCCGCGCCGCGGCTCGTCACGCGCGAGATGGTCTCGAAGATGCGCGCCGGCGCGGTCGTCGTCGACATCGCGATCGATCAGGGCGGCTGCTTCGAAACGTCCCGCGCGACGACGCACGCGCAGCCCACCTACGTCGTCGACGGCGTCGTTCATTACTGCGTCGCGAACATGCCCGGCGCGGTCGCGCGCACGTCGACGTTCGCGCTCGGCAACGCGACGATTCGCCATGCGATCGCGCTCGCGAACAAAGGCTGGAAGCGCGCGCTCGCCGATGATCCGTATCTGCGCGCCGGACTGAACGTCTGCGACGGCCACGTCACGCACGAAGCGGTCGCCCGCGCGCTCGGCCGCGCCTATATGCATGCGGACGAAATGCTCGACTGA